In Sparus aurata chromosome 3, fSpaAur1.1, whole genome shotgun sequence, the following are encoded in one genomic region:
- the LOC115577492 gene encoding 40S ribosomal protein S18: protein MSLVIPEKFQHILRVLNTNIDGRRKIAFAITAIKGVGRRYAHVVLRKADIDLNKRAGELTDEEVERVVTIMQNPRQYKIPDWFLNRQKDVKDGKYSQVLANGLDNKLREDLERLKKIRAHRGLRHFWGLRVRGQHTKTTGRRGRTVGVSKKK, encoded by the exons ATG tctctGGTCATCCCTGAGAAGTTCCAGCACATTCTTCGTGTTCTGAACACGAACATCGATGGTAGGAGGAAGATCGCCTTCGCCATCACAGCCATCAAG GGTGTTGGCAGACGTTACGCCCATGTTGTCCTGAGGAAGGCCGACATCGACCTCAACAAGAGGGCTGGAGAGCTGACTGatgaggag GTTGAGCGTGTGGTGACCATCATGCAGAATCCTCGCCAGTACAAAATCCCAGACTGGTTCCTCAACAGGCAGAAGGACGTCAAGGACGGCAAATACAGCCAG GTCCTCGCTAACGGTCTGGACAACAAGCTGAGAGAAGACCTGGAGAGGCTGAAGAAGATCCGGGCTCACCGTGGTCTCAGGCACTTCTGGGG TCTGCGTGTGCGCGGTCAGCACACCAAGACCACCGGCCGTCGTGGTCGCACCGTCGGTGTGTCCAAGAAGAAGTAA
- the LOC115577163 gene encoding vacuolar protein sorting-associated protein 52 homolog isoform X2 — MADVAAAAVGAGSDVNTAGNPTEVAMAYLQDETDGDMTNLNLGELDLTTDEFILDEVDIHIQANLEDDLVKEALKTGVDLRQYSKQVESELQRIEQASIKDYIKESQNIALLHNQITACDSILERMEGMLSGFQSDLSSISSEIQTLQQQSVSMNVRLKNRQAVRSHLSQLVDELVVPGAMISTILDSPVTEQEFLEQLHELNNKINFAKELSFRETLACSDIQDIVDRLKLKAVSKIREFILQKIYSFRKPMTNYQIPQNTLLKYRFFYQFLLANERTVAKEIRDEYVDTMSKIYYSYFKSYSGRLLKVQYEEVADKDDLMGVEDTAKKGFFSKPSLKSRNTIFTLGQRGTILSPAELEGPILVPHTAQRGDSRYPYETLFRSQHYALLDNGCREYLFLSDFFMVAGNSALDLFNSIMGKTLSMFLKSMSTYVSDCYDSIAVFLCIHIILRFRAITAKRTIPALDKYWEAVLELLWPRFEMILEMNIHSIRNTDPQKLGVLDTRPHYITRRYAEFSSAIVSINQTFPNERTHTLLGQLQVEVENFVLKMAAEFPSRRDQLIFLINNYDMMLSVLMERAADDSKEVEGFQQLLLARTQEFIEEILSPPFGGMIAFVKEAEALMEKGQLDRLKNEEVRITQLVRGFSSTWKQSVESMSQDVMRSFTNFKNGTSIIQGALTQLIQYYHGFHKILNQPTFRSLAVRSELINLHHLMVEVKKHKPNF, encoded by the exons ATGGCGGACGTAGCTGCAGCCGCTGTTGGAGCTGGTTCCGatgtaaacacagctggaaaccCGACAGAAGTCGCCATGGCGTATTTACAAGACGAG ACTGATGGAGACATGACTAATCTGAACCTGGGAGAGCTGGACCTCACCACCGATGAGTTCATCTTGGATGAAGTGGACA TTCACATCCAGGCCAATCTGGAAGATGACCTCGTGAAGGAGGCGCTGAAAACG GGCGTTGACCTCCGTCAGTACTCCAAACAGGTGGAGTCGGAGCTGCAGAGGATCGAGCAGGCCTCCATCAAAGACT ACATCAAGGAGAGTCAGAACATCGCTCTGCTGCACAACCAGATCACCGCCTGTGACTCCATACTGGAG cgGATGGAGGGCATGCTGAGCGGCTTCCAGAGCGAcctgtcctccatcagcagTGAGATCCagactctgcagcagcagtcGGTCAGCATGAACGTGCGGCTGAAGAACAGGCAGGCGGTGCGCAGCCACCTCAGTCAGCTGGTGGACGAGCTGGTGGTGCCCGGCGCCATGATCTC CACCATCCTGGACAGTCCAGTGACGGAGCAGGAGTTCCTGGAGCAGCTCCACGAACTCAACAACAAGATCAACTTCGCCAAAGAGCTGAGCTTCAGAGAGACGCTGGCCTGCTCCGACATCCAGGACATCGTCGACCGCCTCAAACTCAAG GCGGTGTCAAAGATCCGAGAGTTCATTCTTCAGAAGATTTACTCCTTCAGGAAGCCAATGACCAACTACCAGATCCCTCAGAACACTCTGCTCAAGTACAG ATTTTTCTATCAGTTCCTTTTGGCCAATGAGAGGACGGTCGCCAAGGAGATCAGAGACGAGTACGTCGACACCATGAGCAAGATTTACTACAGTTACTTCAAGTCGTACAGCGGCAGGCTGCTCAAAGTGCAG TATGAGGAGGTCGCAGACAAAGACGACCTGATGGGAGTAGAAGACACGGCCAAGAAAG GTTTCTTCTCCAAACCGTCTCTGAAGAGCAGGAACACCATCTTCACTCTGGGCCAGAGGGGCACCATCCTGAGCCCCGCCGAGCTGGAGGGGCCCATCCTGGTCCCACACACGGCCCAGAGAGGAGACAGCCGG TATCCCTACGAGACGTTGTTTCGCAGTCAGCACTACGCTCTGCTGGACAACGGCTGCAGGGAGTacctcttcctctccgactTCTTCATGGTGGCAGGAAACTCTGCGCTCGACCTCTTCAACAGCATCATGGGGAAAACTCTCAGCATGTTCCTG AAGAGCATGTCCACGTACGTGTCCGACTGCTACGACAGCATCGCCGTCTTCCTGTGCATCCACATCATCCTCCGGTTCAGAGCCATCACCGCCAAGAGGACCATCCCCGCCCTCGACAA gtactGGGAGGCggtgctggagctgctgtggcCGAGGTTTGAAATGATTCTGGAGATGAACATCCACAGCATCAGAAACACAGACCCTCAGAAACTGGGAGTGCTGGACACCAGACCACACTAC aTTACGCGTCGTTACGCAGAGTTCTCGTCCGCCATCGTCAGCATCAACCAGACGTTTCCCAACGAGAGGACACACACTCTGCTGGGACAgctgcag GTCGAGGTTGAAAACTTTGTTCTGAAGATGGCGGCAGAGTTTCCCTCCAGAAGAGATCAGCTCATCTTCCTCATCAACAACTACGACATGATGCTCAGCGTCCTCATG GAGAGGGCAGCAGACGACAGCAAAGAGGTGGAAGGTTTCCAGCAGCTGCTCCTGGCGAGGACGCAG GAGTTCATCGAAGAGATTCTGTCTCCTCCCTTCGGAGGGATGATCGCCTTTGTGAAGGAGGCCGAGGCTCTGATGGAGAAAGGGCAGCTCGACCGGCTGAAGAACGAGGAag ttcgTATCACTCAGCTGGTTCGAGGGTTTTCCAGCACGTGGAAACAGTCGGTGGAGTCGATGAGTCAGGACGTCATGAGGTCCTTCACCAACTTCAAAAATGGAACCAGCATCATACAG GGCGCTCTGACCCAGCTGATCCAGTACTACCACGGCTTCCACAAGATCCTGAACCAGCCGACGTTCCGCAGCCTGGCCGTGCGCTCCGAGCTCATCAACCTGCACCACCTGATGGTGGAGGTGAAGAAGCACAAGCCCAACTTCTAA
- the LOC115579207 gene encoding antifreeze protein Maxi-like, with translation MSEAVEAAKTVAAESAEAAEELQRMLSDTPGSPAASVAEAQVVAAMAKATAIAAKAAAETAAEAAGATSAADAADLAAAMTSAMQAAAASAEAAAAAAEAAVSRAPSSNAAATTAAPAETTAEAETGAGDGSNTTTAAAGNNRMGLISVTVAVVAAVLL, from the coding sequence ATGTCGGAAGCTGTAGAAGCTGCCAAAACTGTGGCCGCAGAAtcagcagaggcagcagaagaACTGCAGAGAATGTTATCAGACACCCCAGGGTCACCGGCAGCATCAGTCGCAGAGGCACAGGTGGTGGCAGCGATGGCCAAAGCAACAGCAATAGCAgcaaaagcagcagcagagacagcagcagaggcagcaggagCAACTTCAGCAGCAGACGCAGCAGACCTAGCAGCCGCCATGACGTCAGCAATGCAGGCGGCAGCGGCGTCTGCCgaggcagcggcagcagcggcTGAGGCAGCAGTGTCGAGAGCTCCTTCCAGCAACGCAGCAGCAACAACGGCAGCACCAGCAGAAACAACAGCCGAAGCTGAAACTGGAGCAGGAGACGGAtccaacacaacaacagcagccgCAGGCAACAACAGGATGGGTCTGATTTCTGTCACAGTGGCTGTCGTAGCTGCTGTCCTGCTGTAA
- the LOC115577163 gene encoding vacuolar protein sorting-associated protein 52 homolog isoform X1, translating to MADVAAAAVGAGSDVNTAGNPTEVAMAYLQDEKTDGDMTNLNLGELDLTTDEFILDEVDIHIQANLEDDLVKEALKTGVDLRQYSKQVESELQRIEQASIKDYIKESQNIALLHNQITACDSILERMEGMLSGFQSDLSSISSEIQTLQQQSVSMNVRLKNRQAVRSHLSQLVDELVVPGAMISTILDSPVTEQEFLEQLHELNNKINFAKELSFRETLACSDIQDIVDRLKLKAVSKIREFILQKIYSFRKPMTNYQIPQNTLLKYRFFYQFLLANERTVAKEIRDEYVDTMSKIYYSYFKSYSGRLLKVQYEEVADKDDLMGVEDTAKKGFFSKPSLKSRNTIFTLGQRGTILSPAELEGPILVPHTAQRGDSRYPYETLFRSQHYALLDNGCREYLFLSDFFMVAGNSALDLFNSIMGKTLSMFLKSMSTYVSDCYDSIAVFLCIHIILRFRAITAKRTIPALDKYWEAVLELLWPRFEMILEMNIHSIRNTDPQKLGVLDTRPHYITRRYAEFSSAIVSINQTFPNERTHTLLGQLQVEVENFVLKMAAEFPSRRDQLIFLINNYDMMLSVLMERAADDSKEVEGFQQLLLARTQEFIEEILSPPFGGMIAFVKEAEALMEKGQLDRLKNEEVRITQLVRGFSSTWKQSVESMSQDVMRSFTNFKNGTSIIQGALTQLIQYYHGFHKILNQPTFRSLAVRSELINLHHLMVEVKKHKPNF from the exons ATGGCGGACGTAGCTGCAGCCGCTGTTGGAGCTGGTTCCGatgtaaacacagctggaaaccCGACAGAAGTCGCCATGGCGTATTTACAAGACGAG AAGACTGATGGAGACATGACTAATCTGAACCTGGGAGAGCTGGACCTCACCACCGATGAGTTCATCTTGGATGAAGTGGACA TTCACATCCAGGCCAATCTGGAAGATGACCTCGTGAAGGAGGCGCTGAAAACG GGCGTTGACCTCCGTCAGTACTCCAAACAGGTGGAGTCGGAGCTGCAGAGGATCGAGCAGGCCTCCATCAAAGACT ACATCAAGGAGAGTCAGAACATCGCTCTGCTGCACAACCAGATCACCGCCTGTGACTCCATACTGGAG cgGATGGAGGGCATGCTGAGCGGCTTCCAGAGCGAcctgtcctccatcagcagTGAGATCCagactctgcagcagcagtcGGTCAGCATGAACGTGCGGCTGAAGAACAGGCAGGCGGTGCGCAGCCACCTCAGTCAGCTGGTGGACGAGCTGGTGGTGCCCGGCGCCATGATCTC CACCATCCTGGACAGTCCAGTGACGGAGCAGGAGTTCCTGGAGCAGCTCCACGAACTCAACAACAAGATCAACTTCGCCAAAGAGCTGAGCTTCAGAGAGACGCTGGCCTGCTCCGACATCCAGGACATCGTCGACCGCCTCAAACTCAAG GCGGTGTCAAAGATCCGAGAGTTCATTCTTCAGAAGATTTACTCCTTCAGGAAGCCAATGACCAACTACCAGATCCCTCAGAACACTCTGCTCAAGTACAG ATTTTTCTATCAGTTCCTTTTGGCCAATGAGAGGACGGTCGCCAAGGAGATCAGAGACGAGTACGTCGACACCATGAGCAAGATTTACTACAGTTACTTCAAGTCGTACAGCGGCAGGCTGCTCAAAGTGCAG TATGAGGAGGTCGCAGACAAAGACGACCTGATGGGAGTAGAAGACACGGCCAAGAAAG GTTTCTTCTCCAAACCGTCTCTGAAGAGCAGGAACACCATCTTCACTCTGGGCCAGAGGGGCACCATCCTGAGCCCCGCCGAGCTGGAGGGGCCCATCCTGGTCCCACACACGGCCCAGAGAGGAGACAGCCGG TATCCCTACGAGACGTTGTTTCGCAGTCAGCACTACGCTCTGCTGGACAACGGCTGCAGGGAGTacctcttcctctccgactTCTTCATGGTGGCAGGAAACTCTGCGCTCGACCTCTTCAACAGCATCATGGGGAAAACTCTCAGCATGTTCCTG AAGAGCATGTCCACGTACGTGTCCGACTGCTACGACAGCATCGCCGTCTTCCTGTGCATCCACATCATCCTCCGGTTCAGAGCCATCACCGCCAAGAGGACCATCCCCGCCCTCGACAA gtactGGGAGGCggtgctggagctgctgtggcCGAGGTTTGAAATGATTCTGGAGATGAACATCCACAGCATCAGAAACACAGACCCTCAGAAACTGGGAGTGCTGGACACCAGACCACACTAC aTTACGCGTCGTTACGCAGAGTTCTCGTCCGCCATCGTCAGCATCAACCAGACGTTTCCCAACGAGAGGACACACACTCTGCTGGGACAgctgcag GTCGAGGTTGAAAACTTTGTTCTGAAGATGGCGGCAGAGTTTCCCTCCAGAAGAGATCAGCTCATCTTCCTCATCAACAACTACGACATGATGCTCAGCGTCCTCATG GAGAGGGCAGCAGACGACAGCAAAGAGGTGGAAGGTTTCCAGCAGCTGCTCCTGGCGAGGACGCAG GAGTTCATCGAAGAGATTCTGTCTCCTCCCTTCGGAGGGATGATCGCCTTTGTGAAGGAGGCCGAGGCTCTGATGGAGAAAGGGCAGCTCGACCGGCTGAAGAACGAGGAag ttcgTATCACTCAGCTGGTTCGAGGGTTTTCCAGCACGTGGAAACAGTCGGTGGAGTCGATGAGTCAGGACGTCATGAGGTCCTTCACCAACTTCAAAAATGGAACCAGCATCATACAG GGCGCTCTGACCCAGCTGATCCAGTACTACCACGGCTTCCACAAGATCCTGAACCAGCCGACGTTCCGCAGCCTGGCCGTGCGCTCCGAGCTCATCAACCTGCACCACCTGATGGTGGAGGTGAAGAAGCACAAGCCCAACTTCTAA
- the LOC115577230 gene encoding E3 ubiquitin-protein ligase RING2-A-like isoform X2: protein MAAPVNITPSKTWELSLYELHRSPQEAIMDGTEVAVSPRSLHSELMCPICLDMLKNTMTTKECLHRFCSDCIVTALRSGNKECPTCRKKLVSRRSLRRDSNFDALISKIYPSRDEYEAHQRRVLERLNRLHNKEALSSSIEEGLRQQARYRNHRVKKPTQESDNTTFSGGEDNGDARSHLSHDSAPSHTPHPPGQTPSEAGPSRKRPRASDDGSGGEADSGSPTPPLRRHKEGPGSEIELVFRPHPQLVHGQDYNQTRFVKTTANATVDHLSKYLALRIALEEGQTNGEAEDRGREEGGGGEAEGRTGSGEGSGLNSISEKQYTIYILTRGGQFSTLNGSLTLELVNEKYWKVRKPLELYYAPTKEQPPPAQQKSPPPPPPPPPPPPPPPLPPQMEA from the exons ATGGCGGCTCCGGTAAACATTACTCCCAGCAAGACCTGGGAGCTGAGTCTGTACGAGCTTCACAGGAGCCCTCag gaggcGATCATGGATGGGACGGAGGTGGCCGTGTCTCCTCGCTCTCTGCACAGCGAGCTGATGTGTCCCATCTGTCTGGACATGCTGAAGAACACCATGACGACCAAAGAGTGTCTGCATCGCTTCTGCTCCGACTGCATCGTCACCGCACTGCGATCCGG GAACAAAGAGTGTCCGACCTGCAGGAAGAAGCTCGTCTCGAGGCGTTCGCTGCGCAGAGACTCAAACTTCGACGCTCTGATCTCAAAGATCTACCCGAGCCGGGACGAGTACGAGGCCCATCAGCGCCGCGTGCTGGAGCGACTCAACCGGCTGCACAACAAGGAGGCGCTGAGCTCCAGCATCGAGGAGGGGCTCCGGCAGCAGGCCCGCTATAG GAACCACCGGGTGAAGAAGCCGACTCAGGAGAGCGACAACACCACCTTCAGCGGAGGGGAGGACAACGGCGACGCTCGCTCACACCTGTCTCACGACTCCGCCCCCTCACACACCCCTCACCCCCCGGGTCAGACCCCCTCAGAGGCCGGGCCGAGCCGCAAGAGGCCGAGGGCGTCGGACGACGGCTCGGGGGGCGAGGCGGACAGCGGCAGCCCCACCCCTCCTCTGAGACGCCACAAAGAGGGGCCGGGCTCTGAGATCGAGCTGGTGTTCAGACCACACCCACAGCTGGTCCACGGCCAGGACTACAACCAGACCAG GTTCGTGAAGACGACAGCCAACGCCACCGTGGACCATCTGTCCAAGTACCTCGCTCTGCGCATCGCTCTGGAGGAAGGACAGACCAATGGAGAGGctgaggacagaggaagagaggagggaggaggaggagaagctgagggaagaacaggaagtggagaagGATCCGGTCTGAACAGCATCAGTGAGAAACAGTACACCATCTACATCTTGACGAGAGGAGGACAGTTCTCT ACGCTGAACGGCTCTCTGACTCTGGAGCTGGTCAATGAGAAGTACTGGAAGGTCCGGAAGCCTCTGGAGCTTTACTACGCTCCCACCAAGGAGCAGCCACCTCCAGCACAGCAGAAgtctcctcccccacctcctcccccgccgccgcctcctcctcctcctcctctgcctccacagATGGAGGCGTGA
- the LOC115577230 gene encoding E3 ubiquitin-protein ligase RING2-A-like isoform X1, giving the protein MAAPVNITPSKTWELSLYELHRSPQEAIMDGTEVAVSPRSLHSELMCPICLDMLKNTMTTKECLHRFCSDCIVTALRSGNKECPTCRKKLVSRRSLRRDSNFDALISKIYPSRDEYEAHQRRVLERLNRLHNKEALSSSIEEGLRQQARYRSERNHRVKKPTQESDNTTFSGGEDNGDARSHLSHDSAPSHTPHPPGQTPSEAGPSRKRPRASDDGSGGEADSGSPTPPLRRHKEGPGSEIELVFRPHPQLVHGQDYNQTRFVKTTANATVDHLSKYLALRIALEEGQTNGEAEDRGREEGGGGEAEGRTGSGEGSGLNSISEKQYTIYILTRGGQFSTLNGSLTLELVNEKYWKVRKPLELYYAPTKEQPPPAQQKSPPPPPPPPPPPPPPPLPPQMEA; this is encoded by the exons ATGGCGGCTCCGGTAAACATTACTCCCAGCAAGACCTGGGAGCTGAGTCTGTACGAGCTTCACAGGAGCCCTCag gaggcGATCATGGATGGGACGGAGGTGGCCGTGTCTCCTCGCTCTCTGCACAGCGAGCTGATGTGTCCCATCTGTCTGGACATGCTGAAGAACACCATGACGACCAAAGAGTGTCTGCATCGCTTCTGCTCCGACTGCATCGTCACCGCACTGCGATCCGG GAACAAAGAGTGTCCGACCTGCAGGAAGAAGCTCGTCTCGAGGCGTTCGCTGCGCAGAGACTCAAACTTCGACGCTCTGATCTCAAAGATCTACCCGAGCCGGGACGAGTACGAGGCCCATCAGCGCCGCGTGCTGGAGCGACTCAACCGGCTGCACAACAAGGAGGCGCTGAGCTCCAGCATCGAGGAGGGGCTCCGGCAGCAGGCCCGCTATAGGTCCGAGAG GAACCACCGGGTGAAGAAGCCGACTCAGGAGAGCGACAACACCACCTTCAGCGGAGGGGAGGACAACGGCGACGCTCGCTCACACCTGTCTCACGACTCCGCCCCCTCACACACCCCTCACCCCCCGGGTCAGACCCCCTCAGAGGCCGGGCCGAGCCGCAAGAGGCCGAGGGCGTCGGACGACGGCTCGGGGGGCGAGGCGGACAGCGGCAGCCCCACCCCTCCTCTGAGACGCCACAAAGAGGGGCCGGGCTCTGAGATCGAGCTGGTGTTCAGACCACACCCACAGCTGGTCCACGGCCAGGACTACAACCAGACCAG GTTCGTGAAGACGACAGCCAACGCCACCGTGGACCATCTGTCCAAGTACCTCGCTCTGCGCATCGCTCTGGAGGAAGGACAGACCAATGGAGAGGctgaggacagaggaagagaggagggaggaggaggagaagctgagggaagaacaggaagtggagaagGATCCGGTCTGAACAGCATCAGTGAGAAACAGTACACCATCTACATCTTGACGAGAGGAGGACAGTTCTCT ACGCTGAACGGCTCTCTGACTCTGGAGCTGGTCAATGAGAAGTACTGGAAGGTCCGGAAGCCTCTGGAGCTTTACTACGCTCCCACCAAGGAGCAGCCACCTCCAGCACAGCAGAAgtctcctcccccacctcctcccccgccgccgcctcctcctcctcctcctctgcctccacagATGGAGGCGTGA